TTTAAAACCAAGACGAGCAGGGACCATCGACGTCAAGCCAACGATAAGGAAAAAAACATCAACGACGCCTAAACTCTGACCCAACCCAAGAAGGCAACAAGACGGACAATAAAAACTCTACTCCAAAACATAACAATCATTCCTGGGAGAAGCACCGGTGAGGTAAACGAAATACAAAGATGGTGATAGGTAAGGTCAAAATATAGAGATATGGCTAAAAACATCTCAAAAAAATAATGTTCAAAATTTTGAAAATACAATAAAATATAATTTTGACTCTGAAATCGTTAATCTTAGAATCAACAAATATATAAATGCAAAGTTATTGAAATTAAATATGCTTAATATGAGAGGCTCACGTCACCACTAACAAATACTATTATATACACGACAACACATTATTGAAAAAACAAACACAAAATATATTAACATATCACTTACTACTACATAATACAGTAAAAATACAAATAATACTTTTAACAAATAAAGACGGCTACATAATTATATCATCCAGAAAAATCATACTTATTAACAATAAAACAATATTCCGCGCGAAGCGCAGACACTCCCCTAGTGACAAATAAGAAAAACCATTTCACAAATAATAATATAGATTTAACTGAACAAAATTTGGATACTTAATTAGACTTATCCGAAAATAACAGAATTAAACTAAAGCTATAAACCAGCGATCAAGAAACTAAACTGCAACCTGCAAAAAGTTGATTAGTCAATGCGAGTTGATATATTTATATACTCAATTAAAGTATCAAATTTTATAAACACACTGAATATACTATCAAATATTGGATGTTAAACATTGGTCTATATGTACATAATAAGATATGATAGGAAAAAAATTACAACGAAACAAAAACAAATCCTTAACTGAGATGTAGTGGCAAGATATTAGTGTTTACTGATGAAAAAGAAAACACCTAAGTATATGGGAGATGCATGCATCCACGTAGTGTTAGTATTATGCATATATGTGATGTATTATGTATATGTGTAATATGTGCGCGTATATAGGTAAGAGAGAGAGAGAGGAATAAATAATGGTATTGACAGAAGTATAGAGAGCACAAAAGAGTAAAGATGCAGGCTCTTTTTTCCTCTCTTTCTTGAATTTCCTTATATCCTTGTACTTGCATGTCATCCTTAGTGCTCTCTATCTTCTGTCAACAACCTGCATCACTCCCAAACCTATGTGTGCGAATGTATATATGCAGAATTATAATGTATAAGTCTATATGCATGAATATGTGTAAGCATATGGAATGTGTGAAGTGAGTGACAAAGGGGTTATGGAGACTGGTGTGTGTATATATAGGACTGTAGGAGAAAGCTGAGAGAGCTCCTCTGCCACATAATGCACCAAAACGTTGACTCTTTCTACATCTACATAAATCCCCTTGGACCCTCCACACATTAATATAAACAAAGACCCGACCCGATACACAACATAAATCACAAGAGAAGTCATTCCGATTAAAGATTTTAAAATGATACTTCATCCGTTTCTAAATAGAAATGTTTTAGGGAGTTTTTGATGTTTCAAAATATATGATATTTTCATATATTAATGCACTTTTTAACTTTATCAAAAACTGTGTAACTATTGATATTGTGCAGTATGTTTTGTGATTGATTGAATAACTTTTAATTTATATTTTAATGATATTTTTAAAATAAAAAATAAGTTTTTTAATAGTTGTGCACAATTCTAAAACTTCGTGTATTTTGAAACAGAAGGAATATTTTGTAAAGAAACATAATACTCTTTCTTATGCATATACTGGGTATATATAACTGGATCCATTAATTATAGTTTATGATTTAGGGTTATGTAGTAGAATATTCTTTACAATATTTGGCATCCACCGGATAGAAACGAATTATTTTTGTATCCGCGCCTCTTACGAAGCAAAAATCGTGCTAGAAACACGAGCCAATCAATGTGGCAATCACTAATCATGTGACATGTGAGATGTGGAGGAGATATTTTTGACTTCACAGTTTGGCTATGGCTGGCAAAAACCCTACCCACCAACCAACCGTACGTCCTCAATGTGAGAGGTGGATAGGGTCGCACTACTAATTTAACTAGTCCAACAAACTCTAGGACAACAACGATCAACCGACAAAACCAAAAATAGTAACTTGTTGAAATAGTTATATCGTGACTATACTGGCTAACATTCATACATATTAATGATCGTAAATCTCTGAACGGTTTTTAGATGTTCATAAATGTTTTTATTTTATTTTTAAGTTTGGTAAAATGATTTTTAATTATCTTTAAGTAGAAGAAAACCGTAAATGAGATATAATATTTATCTGACTTTTAAATCCTAATTTTTTTTTTTTTATTTTAACAAGTTTTGGGCTTAAATCTATAATTTCATCGGGTCATGGACAAGAACAAGTTGTTAGTTCTCCTTTCAGTAGCTGGTGAGACTCGAAGATGGTATCTCTGGCTCTGCCTTCAGGATAGAAAGCTTTATCAGTAGAATTAACAGCTTCGTATAAGGTGTGATATAAACTTCTACATAGCGTTTTTTTTTTGGGAAGGAGGGGGTGTCAATTTGCATAGCGTTTTGTTAGCTACCAAAATTCGACTTCTGTTTTGTTTTTGTAATTTTTAAGATTTTAACCACTTATACTATAAAACTTGTGACATATCCATACGTCGTAAACTATCATTTTCATGCATACCATTGAACTTGAAAAAAATCTTGTAACACTGGATCAACGGCCCTGCAATCGAAAGAGTTATAAGTAATTAACGTTATTTGACTAAATATATATTTAAATGTAAATCGTCTTAGTATATTTAAAATATTGTGGTCATTTTACAAGACATATATTTGATGGGGATACAATTTATTTTTATTTTAGCAAATGCCCCTATATAAACACTTTTTCTTAAAGAATTGTCTAATTGGACTCCAAATCCAATATTGGCTCATGATTAAAGACACATTGTCTTTGATTATGACATTGTCTCAAAGACTAGTTCAGATGTCAAAACATTTCAATGAATGTTTCTTAATCACCATTAAAACTAAAGTAATGGCAAACAAACTACCAATCTAGAGAACCGGAATGATTGGAGAATGTAAACCGGTTCTATCGAGAAAATTGAAAGGCGACAATGACAGATTACCAAAGTAGGGACTATGGCATTAAGAAGGGAATCAAATCTTAACGGTTGGCTAGTGATCGGTCTGTCCTTTTTCTATTGTAATATACACTTCTCTTGTCTTCTTCAGCTACTCTTACTTCTTAGGGGTTAAAAATGTGAAACTGCCATTCATATCAGATCACGGAATATGTCTTATCCAATAATGGACTTGGATAAACAGTGAGTGTGTGAAATTTTTGGAACTAAGTATGTTAGTTTGCCTATTGGAGAAACAGAAGAGGTCAAAGAAAGGAACTATAACAACATATAATGTTGGAGGACTTTAAAGAGAGACAAGAGAAATAAATGAGTGGGGAAGAGTACTATGGAGATGAGATAATCATTAATTGAATATGGAATTTTCATTGCAGAGCGGCACATGTGATAATAATAGATTGGAATTGACAGATGAGTACCACTCTTGATTTGAAGCTGCAACTTGTGTGCCCCATTTTCTTCATTAGAAAACCCATTTGTGTCTTATTGTAGTGTAGAGCGTTCTTCGTCAAGAAATTGATCACTCAATCGCTGGCGCTATTCCAATGGGAATAGTGACTACTGTTATATGTCGCTGACACTCACTAAAACGAACTCTATAGGTTGGTCTCAAACGGCGGCTCTGTCCAACTTGGAAGTATCCATACCGTGGAAATAAAAAGAATCATATAAAATAAATTTATAGTAGCTAGTCTTTCCAAATATCCGACGAAACTTTTTTTACTTCCTATTGATTAGTACGTTGCTTAGGCTGCATCTATAAATCTCTTAGCACCGTATACCTGGTTGAACCATATTGATCCAAGTTCCAAAAAAATTTCAGTTTAGTTACCAATCCGATTTTGAATCACCTATAACTCTCTTAGCACCGTAACCTTTCCAAGATCCAAAAAATTTCCAGTTTAGTTACCAATCCGATTTTGAAAACATTGGTTATCCCTTATATACTAAATTGCAAGTCATTCAACCAATCATATTCTGACACATAATAAATGTAAAAAATTAAGAAAAAAACTCAAAAAATAATATTTAGAAAAAAGAAAAAAAGTGATCTGTAAACTACCCATGATCATACTTTACCCATGATCTTTATTTTTTCATTCTCTTATATCTCCCAAAATTTTATCACATTCGATAAAGAAAATTAGAGAAACCTTTTTGATCGATCAAAAACAGAATATAAAGGATGTATTCTTCTTCTTTGCTTTCAAAATCCTAATTCATATTTGGGGTCATCTTGAATGTTCTGAGTCACAGAGCGAGTGCTGATAGAGAGGATGTATTTCTAATGGGGCTATTTCTCTTCTTTGTACATTTTTGTTGATTACGGCAGGGCATGACATGCTTCTTGGGAACCGATTTAGGGATAGGAAAGCTCGAGAAAGAGTGGACATGGTGGATTTGAATGGCTGGAGATTCAACTCGAACAAATAGACTTTTTAACGTGAAGAAAGAGAAGGAGATATAAGGAGGATAGAAGTCAACCACAAATGAAGATGCAAACATTGAAGAATCAGAAGAAGGGCTTTTGATAGAATGGCTTTTGTTAAAAGGTAAATGCTCCTGGTGTGTATACTTAAATATATTACGTATATAACTTCAAAAGAACGGTTGAAAAAATTTGAAACATGGAAAAACCATTATGCTTCTGTGATATCAAAAGTGTCTAATCCACTTTCAATGGTTTAGTTATGTCTGACATGAGCTTACAATTTGTGTCTATAGTAGCAAAAATTAAGTAGCAACAATCACCTATTCTCAAACTAAATGTTTTTAATAATTTTGACTACATAATTAATTCTCATTGCTGTGCATTGATTATTTTTTATGCGATGATGTTTCTATGTTACATGCTGATATTTTCTGCTTTCATTGGGTTTGTAACATTATTTTAGTTTGTACATTGATACAATTAGAGAAAATATTGAAAGAACAAAACGAAGTAAAGTAGAAAAGCTTCATACTAATATTTATATTCAACAAACTATTTAAGATCAATGTAAAAATTTATAAACAAAAGCAAGCTTAATTTATATGTTTGTGGTTACTTAAGTATAAGTGTGTTAATATTATTTTTAGTGTATACGCATTAACTTATCTGATAAAATATGTTATACATGTTAATTTTTAAAAACTGAAATGTGTTTATTTGCAAGCAAAATTACTCCCATGCGGAGCATGGGTCAATACTAGTTTTGGTTCTAAAAGACGATATCAACGGTTAAAGCGGTAGGCAACGGCTTAAAAGATTCTAGATAACATAACTGTTTTGGAAAAGCACTAATTTTTCTATAAACATGTATGTTCTCAGCCCTTCCCAAATTCATCTTCTCATTCACCGTTTTAAAAGTTATTGCTCATAGATTCGTTTGTAAATTGCAATTAACTGTAACCGTAATAGAATAGTTTAATTAGGGTTGTTAACCCTCTTTCCGCGATCAAGTGATCTTAAGTTTCATCAGGTATCCTATTTAACTATTTTTATTCCATCATCTCTTGTGTAATTATTATTTATTCATGTATGCATATGATGAATCCAGATTTTTTTCCTTTATGCCATTGTTCATCCTTGATAAAGCCCTAAACAAATGATTTATTATTCAATATAAAAAAACCAGGCGAGAAGTTAACCTTCCAACACACAGACCGTCTAGTGAACTCGCCACTCGTGGCAGAAGGATTGGCCATGCGAGCTGCAGTGATGAAATGTAAACAGCTGGGACTCCAGCATATCAGTCCCAGCATATCCGATGTGAGTCAGACTCTGCACACAGTGCCGTCTTAAACAATTTAATAACTTTGGGCAAAACATAAAATCTGGACCCTTTTACCGACATTTTCGTCTAACATTTGTCATTGCATATTTTAAAAAATTGAACCACAAGAACCTTTTGGTATTAATTGAACTTTTCTTTAGAAAAATAGGTCTTTATATGAAAATTAGGCTTTATAAATTGGAAAATTGGGAATGGTAAACCATACATAATTTTTTTGTTGTCTTTGTATTATTTTTAATTTATTATGGACCTTTTTATTATAATTTCACCAACTATTTGATAAACTAATTTAGTGAAATAGACTTTTATAACTCATAAAATAACATTAAAATTTTTTGTGGACCCATGGCAAATGTCCATGTTGCCATGGGTAAGAGCCGGCCCTGTCTGCACAACTTATCAAGTCTTGAACTCTAAGCTGGAACCTCCGGAAATATCCAGGTTCGAGTCTTTCTTGACCCCTCTTACATTATTATTTTTACTTAAACAATATATTGAATCCAGAGAAAATTAATGCTGGGTCCGCCCCTGGTTATATGCAGGGCCATTTGTCGGTTTAACATTCTTGGCGTGTTACTTATCGGGTAAAATCAAAGTCTTTGACAGAAGGGGTCATGTGGCGAAGCTATGCCTTGTGTTCTTACCGATACTCGTCGCAGTTCTTATCCGAATATCACGTGTCGACGACAATTGGCCGGAGTGATCATCGGAATATTTGTCGCTTCTTTCTCTTACCTCCATTTTTTTTCCTTACCCATTCGACGATAATGGTAGTAAACATTATTTATACCGTGATGTCACTGCTTTCTTGAATCGAGATCTTCAAGAGTATGAATTTTATTTTACCAAAAGAAAAAGATTATGAATTTTAACAGGGTGGGCCCCACATGCATATTTTAGAATGTTGGCTGAGAAGAGTGGTCTAGCCACGACAATGACACACAGAGCGGTTCTCGAAGGATGTTGGACGAAGACGTCGAGCCTGGTTCCACCAACTTGCCGCACAATCGTAATCGAGAAAGCACTATTCTGAATTTTAAATATTCCCCGCACATTTATTAATAGATTATACTACTATTCACGAAGTGATTTAGCTTATTTGTCATGACTTCCATGATTTTAGGTAATTTTGTTTATTTGTCATGTTTTAGTTAGGTTTAAGCTGAGTTATTAATTTATTAATAGTTTTTAGTTGAGTCCATAATTTATTAATTTAAATAATATAACTATAAAATATGTACTTAGATATATAATTATTTTAATTTTTCTTATTTCTCATGTTTTCCATACTTTTAGTCAATTTTGCTTATTTGTCATGTTTTTATTATGTTTTAGCTTAGTCATTGATTTATTAATAATTTTTAGTTGAATCACTAATTTATTAATTAAAAAAAATATTTGTAATGAATTTATATATAATTAAAAACCGAATTTTGATTTAATAATATTTAAATCTATATGTTATAATAAAATTCTTATTTTCTTAATTGTCATATTTTATTAGGTTTTAAGCTTTTATATAAGTCATTGATTTATTATTAGTTTTTAACTGAGTATTTATTAATTTTCACAAAATCCGTACTGAATTTTATATATAATAAAACACACATTTTATTTTATTTTAATAAAATTAAATTTATATGTTATATTTATGAAGTGATTTAGCTTATTTGTCATGATTTCCATGATTTTAGGTAATTTTGTTTATTTGTCATGTTTTAATTTGGTTTAAGCTGAGTCATTAATTTATTAATAGTTTTTAGTTGAGTCCATAATTTATTAATTTAAATTATATAACAATAAAATATGTAATTAGATATATAATTATTTTGATTTTTCTTATTTTTCATGTTTTCCATGCTTTTAGTCAATTTTGCTTATTTTTCATGTTTTTATTAGGTTTTAACTTAGTCATTGATTTATTAATAATTTTTAGTTGAATCACTAATTTATTAATTTAAAAAAATATTTGTAATGAATTTTATATATAATTAAAAACGAATTTTGAATTACTAATATTTAAATCTATATGTTATAATAAAATTCTTATTTTCTTATTTGTCATATTTTATTAGGTTTTAAGCTTTTATATAAGTCATTTGATTTATTATTAGTTTTTAACTGAGTATTTATTAATTTTCACAAAACCCGTAAAGAATTTTATATATAAAAAACACACATTTTCTTTTAATAAAATTAAATTTTATATGTTATATTAAATAATTAATTATAAACTAATATAATAAAATTGTGAAAATATATTTAAAAATTAAGAGAATTCTTATATATTGTGTTGCTATCTGAAAACAATATTTTTATTATAAAGTTAAAAAACTAAGATATAAAACAGTTTATAATTAAATATTAGTCAAACAAAAATATTTATATAACAAATATTTTCTAAACTATTTCTAATATGAGTGTTTTAAAACTTTTAACACAATAATAAGTACATAGTTTGATGAACGTTTTTTCCATATATAAATAAGGGAAAATCTCCAAAATAACACATTTCTAAGTTTATATCACAAAAATAGCACTCCAAAACTAAAATGACCAAAATAGCACCTTTCTAAGTTTATTCTTTGAAAATTTTAATTTTTTTATTTTTCAAAATTTGAAATCTTATCCCCAAAACCTCATTTCTCAACTCTAAAACCTCATTTAATTTTTTTATTTTTCAAAATTTGAAAATTTTAATTTTTTTTATTTTTCAAAATTTGAAATCTTATGCCCAAAACCTCATTTCATACGAGGAATTGGAAAAATTAAAAAATATGAATTTTTCGTTTAATTTTTTTCTTATCAAAATTGCATAGGGAAATTTTTTCTTATAAATTCATTCCTCCATGGGAATTTGGAAGAAAAAAGTGGGATCTACCTTTCAATAATTTGACTAAAATTTCAACATTACTGGTATAAATTTTGACGAACAAAAAATTCACCATAATTTTTTTCCTTCAACATATTCACCAATTAGAGTTTTATAATGCCGATTTTTGGATTAATAAGACATAAAATAATAAGTATTCGTAAGATGATTATGTCCGCATGTGCGGACAAAAACCTAGTTTTAACTATATAGTATGTTTTAATTACTGATAATTTGTTCAACTAAAATGTGCATTTCCCCCAAAGTGTAGTACATAGCTGTTGTTTATGTCTGGTTACCATTGGTTTAGTGGTTCCCTAATTTCTTTTCTTGGATTCAGATTTCAACACGGGATCCGTATTAATTAAGAAAAATGAATCTTCGTTCGATTTGTATAGTATTTTAGTACTAGTTTTTAACCGATTGTCAGTGTTTTTAAAACCGGAACTGAATAATTTTTGGATCGCAATTCAATATGGTTCAACTGGATCAAACTTGATTCAATAATCTGGTTTAATATATTTTTAGTGTATAAATTTAAAAATAATTTTAGTAAATTAATATATAATTAAAATATAAATAAATTTAAAACATAAACATTATAAAATTAGTTTTATGTTTATATGAATGATTTATAGATTTTTGATAGTTTTAATGGTTTTTATAAGTTTAATAACTCTGAGATCCAATCTGGCTATGTGACCGGTTCATGCTCGAACCATTTACTAACCCAACTCGGCTATGTAATTGGTTCATGGTCGAACGCGTTTCAAACATCAGATCGGTCCGGTTCTTAAAACAATGCCGATTGTATGGGGTCAATCATGGGTTCTGTGTCCTTAGAATAGGATTGGCCTATGAAAACAAAGTTGAAATACATTTCTATAAAATATTTGAAATGAACTGATTATGGAAAAGGCAAATGAACCTCATGAAGAGTCATAACGTTGTTCAATGTTCATGATGGTGGCAACTGGCAAATGTTAACTCCTATTTTCATGTTTTAGAGCTTCTCCAACCCACTCCATAATTTACTGCAAAATGGAGTGAGAAATAGAGGGATGAACAAACAAAAAACAAATTACTCCATTTATGGAGTAATCACTTTTTTGTTTGATTATTACTCCATTTCCCACTCTATTTTGCAGTAAATTATGGAGTGGGGTTAGAAATGCTTGGTAGTTACGTCAACTTTTGAAGGAAAAACACTTTGGAAAATGAACGTGAAACGTCCGGTTGAATTAAACCGGACACAGTCACCGAAGTTTATCCACATGGGTTCGGTTTTTCATTTTTCCATTAGTGCAGATTCATCCACCTTCTTCGAGGTCCATTTCCTCTGAACATTTTTTTTCTCTTCGTCTTTCTTTAACAATGAACAAATTTTAAATTCCATTTTTTTTACTCCTTCCATTTCGTAAGATAAGTAGTTTTGGATAAAAACACAAAAATTAAGAAAGTATTTTATAATAAATAGGTTAGATATAATTTAACTATTATAAATAGGTAAGTTTATTTCATTATGTGTTTCTCTAACTTGTTACATTTTATTTATTTTTGTGATAAAATTTCATATAAAACATATAATATCCTAAAATATATACATTTTACTTCTTTTCCAGATGCAAGACGAATATAATTGAATAGTATATAAGACAAACTATAAATTATACATGTCGGGGCTGTAAGCAAATTGTATTCTCTTACTAGATCTTGAAAATCTTTTTTATTTACCAATTGCCGACAAAACTTAGAGATCTTCATATATTAAAACAGAGACTAATCTTAAAATTTCAGAAAAACTTTAATTTAGATTCGAGCAACCAGCTTTGGAGGTACTTTTTGTTGCCATTACGTTAATAAAATATGACGCTGGTACCGAAGTTATACACATGGGCTGTGATCGATCTAATATAAAAAGATGGAGAAAGAAGCAGAGAGATTAAAGAAGGTTGAGAGAAGCGTGAAAGAAAGGGAATTATTTTCCACTACTCTTTTCTTAAGAGGAAGATAAATACTTTTCAAAAAAACTTAATTTTTCTTTGCATAATTACATTATTTTATTTTCTAAAATCCTACACATTTGGTTTTGTCTTTGTCAACCTGGCTTATATTTGTTTCTTACTATTTGCATCTAGGATTAAATCTTAAATCTTCTATTCTACCATTTTAGATTATACATATTTGGTTTTGTTTTCATCAACCTTTATATTTGGTTATTATATTATTTACATGTATAGTTAAACGTTTGTTTACTAAAATAAAATATTAATTCGAATTTGAATAGATTTATCAATATATAAAGGGATCCGTTTTAACTAACCTATCCGTTGAAAATGGAGACGCCACTTCTACCTATGTCGCATCTAGCTTCAAATCTTACGTCAACCACAGTTGTCTCAACTACCATCGATGGATCCCCACGCGCCGTCGCTATTGATACAGGTGGAAACATGGAGCCCCTGGCGGCCGTTCCCGACGCAAAGCTTCGCCTCATGTGCAGCTTCGGTGGCCACATCATGCCTCGTCCACATGACAAGGCCCTAGCGTACTCTAGTGGCGAGACGCGTCTAGTGGTTATTGATCGACGCGCTTCACTGGCCTCGCTAAGATCTCGTCTCTCTAGTATGCTCCTCAACGGCCGGTCTTTCACACTCAAGTACCAGCTCCCTAGCGAGGATCTTGACTCACTCGTCACCATCACTACCGATGAAGATCTTGAGAACATGATTGAGGAGTATGATCGTGCGACGTCATCAGCTACGGCGGCTGCCACGCAACGGATACGGTTGTTTCTTTTCGCGAACAAGCTCGAGACGGCTGCTACCATGGGGTCTCTTCTTGATAGTGCGAAGTCGGAGACATGGTTTGTTAATGCTTTGAACCATTCCGGTTTGCTTCCTCGTGGTTTGTCGGACTCGGCCGCGGTGAACAACAACTTGGTGAATCTTGACGAGGCGGATGAGGGTGAGGGTGAGGTCCAGAAACTAGGAGCGGATGAGGGTTGCGTGAACAACAAGCAAGGAGGTTATGTGACAAACGGTGTGATCTCTCATCAGGAGATGCATATGAGTTCGATGCCTGACTCGCCTATGATGGAAGCCGCCGGTGGTTCTTCGATAGGATCTTCCTCGTCCTCTCCTTCCACAGCCAACTTGCCACCGATCCGCGTTAGGGTGAGTGAAGACCAGAGGATGGAACAACAGTTTGCTCAAATGAGCTTCTCAAACGTGGACGGTCAGACTCAGAGGAATCTGGAAGATGGCGTTGGCTTGATGGCAAATAGGCCAACGATGGTCCCATCGGGTATGATGACCGATTCTGCGATGGTGTATAACAACAACACACCTATTGATGCTGCTACTACTGTTGCTGCTGCCGCTATGAGCAATGGCCAGGTTTCACCACATGACGATCGATCCGATCCAGGTATGATGGCTGGATATAGGAAGCCACCTTTGCCGATGCAGCCAGTGGCGATCCCACAGCGAGGTGCGGGTGGGTATGGCTTGACATCTCCTGATTCTGTTGCAAGGTACTTTCTTCTTCTTCTTGTGCCATTCTTCATTTACTCAAAAATAAATTGTCCAGTGTGATTTCCTGTTTTACTGATTGAAAAATGTTTTATGAAATGAGAGCCTATGTTGTTGTATTAAATAGATAAATGATTTAGGTATTTTCAGATATGGAGTAAAGGTTAGTCTCTATTTTTTAATCTTCACATGTGGACATTAGGCTTAGTAGCTAAAGACATAGATCACTGATTTGAAACTTTGTTCAAACGATTATTGAGAAATTTTTGTAGGTTTGTTAAATGCATAATAAGAATCTAATTTTATCTTTATCTAGATGTGTTGTATTTGTAGCATACATTGGATTCTGTTTAACAGATCAATACAGTTGTTATTGAGTTTGCTTGTGCAAAAGTTAGAGAAAACTTGTCATATTGAAGGAACCCTATTGCATTAATCTTTTCATGTGTTTTTTCATGGATACAGTGATACTAGCATTTCTTCTGCTACTTTATTTTCAAAGCCGGTGTACTACCAAGACCAAGCTCCAGCTATGCTAAGAGCCCCGG
This sequence is a window from Brassica oleracea var. oleracea cultivar TO1000 chromosome C1, BOL, whole genome shotgun sequence. Protein-coding genes within it:
- the LOC106297874 gene encoding uncharacterized protein LOC106297874 → METPLLPMSHLASNLTSTTVVSTTIDGSPRAVAIDTGGNMEPLAAVPDAKLRLMCSFGGHIMPRPHDKALAYSSGETRLVVIDRRASLASLRSRLSSMLLNGRSFTLKYQLPSEDLDSLVTITTDEDLENMIEEYDRATSSATAAATQRIRLFLFANKLETAATMGSLLDSAKSETWFVNALNHSGLLPRGLSDSAAVNNNLVNLDEADEGEGEVQKLGADEGCVNNKQGGYVTNGVISHQEMHMSSMPDSPMMEAAGGSSIGSSSSSPSTANLPPIRVRVSEDQRMEQQFAQMSFSNVDGQTQRNLEDGVGLMANRPTMVPSGMMTDSAMVYNNNTPIDAATTVAAAAMSNGQVSPHDDRSDPGMMAGYRKPPLPMQPVAIPQRGAGGYGLTSPDSVASDTSISSATLFSKPVYYQDQAPAMLRAPVTQPEITPVQTSHGIPQHEPTSAQTTSPVLSQPSTYTTLDQQHQPPVQQPFLHQGVQYIPHPSQYIPVYPHQQQNYPVYVMSVPQSQQYVPAGTPPLYPNSAPATNPRPEVAQNVYRSPISQNPQVQQQQQQQTQHHYMGYAGGSQHNTNANPNYSTGAYEYTHPPNETMYYHAQRLPTNNAIPLASPYQSMTPAAAAAALADMSKQMSLASDKEQQQHMASSQPL